One Spea bombifrons isolate aSpeBom1 chromosome 1, aSpeBom1.2.pri, whole genome shotgun sequence DNA window includes the following coding sequences:
- the C1QTNF7 gene encoding complement C1q tumor necrosis factor-related protein 7, whose product MLILLYLTSFVLFSSGQPLTNKLKGDPQQLRYVCSIPGLPGPPGAPGANGAQGPHGRVGLPGRDGRDGRKGEKGEKGTAGLRGKTGPLGSIGEKGDQGESGKKGPIGPPGGKGELGPDGPLGTKGDKGQRGERGEPGICKCGSIMLKSAFSVGITTSYPQERLPILFNKVLFNEGEHYNPLTGKFICAIPGIYYFSYDITLADKHLAISLVHNGEYKIKTFDANTGNHDVASGSTLLYLKPEDEVWLEIFYTDQNGLFSDPAWADSLFSGFLLYPDTDYLDALSEDDFL is encoded by the exons ATGCTTATTTTGCTATACCTCACAAGCTTTGTGCTCTTCTCAAGTGGACAGCCATTAACCAATAAGCTCAAAGGAGACCCCCAGCAACTAAGGTACGTCTGCAGTATACCAGGATTGCCAGGCCCTCCGGGTGCCCCTGGGGCTAATGGAGCTCAGGGGCCTCATGGACGCGTAGGTCTTCCAGGCAGAGATGGGAGAGACGGcaggaaaggagaaaaggggGAGAAGGGAACAGCAG GACTACGAGGAAAAACAGGACCTCTTGGATCCATTGGTGAGAAAGGAGACCAAGGAGAGAGTGGGAAAAAAGGGCCAATAGGACCACCTGGTGGCAAAGGAGAACTGGGACCTGATGGGCCACTTGGAACGAAAGGCGACAAAGGACAAAGGGGAGAGCGTGGGGAACCTGGCATATGTAAATGTGGAAGTATAATGCTAAAATCAGCTTTCTCAGTTGGAATTACCACCAGCTACCCACAAGAAAGACTCCCAATCCTATTTAATAAAGTCCTTTTCAATGAAGGAGAGCATTACAACCCTTTAACTGGGAAGTTCATATGTGCTATTCCAGGAATTTACTATTTCTCTTATGATATAACGCTGGCAGACAAGCATTTAGCCATCAGCCTGGTACACAACggagaatacaaaataaagacatttgATGCCAATACCGGAAACCACGATGTCGCTTCAGGATCAACACTTCTTTACCTAAAGCCTGAAGATGAAGTGTGGCTTGAGATATTCTACACTGACCAAAATGGTCTGTTTTCAGATCCCGCGTGGGCAGACAGTTTATTCTCTGGATTCCTTTTATACCCTGATACTGATTACCTGGATGCATTGTCAGAAGACGATTTTTTGTGA